Below is a genomic region from Polypterus senegalus isolate Bchr_013 chromosome 13, ASM1683550v1, whole genome shotgun sequence.
GCGCATTGTCCATGATGAGTAGAGCCTTGAGTGGTAAGCCTTTGTCCTCTAGATATTTCTTAACAGTAGGACAGAAAACCTCCCTGATCCACTCAAGAAAAAGCACTCTTTTTACCCAGGCTTTTGCATTAGATCTCCACATGACCCCTGGCCTATTCTTCATGACTGTATGTTTTCTGAACACTCTATGGGTCTCAGAGTGATAAACCAAGAGAGGCTTTATCTGGAGGTCACCACTCGCATTGGCACATAACAGTAAGGTTAGCCTATCCTTCATAGGCTTGTGGCCAGGCATTTTCTgctcttcctgggtaatgtatGTTCTCCTGGGCATTTTCTTCCAGAAAAGCCCAGTTTcatcacagttgaaaacttgatgAGAGTAGAAGCCATTTCTCTGTGTTATCATTTCAAAGTGGTGTATGTAATTTTTGGCAGCCCTTTTATCAGCGCTGGCTGCTTCACCATGCCTAACTACGCTATGAATCCCAGTTCTCGCTTTAAAATTGTGAAACCAACCCTTACTGGCACGAAATGTTTCACCACTATCACTTGTTGATGGCTTATCCTTTAACTGATCTACATTTATAGCCCTAGCTTTTTCACAAATGATAGACTCAGATAGGCTATCACCGGCCATCTGCCTTTCGTTTATCCACACTAATGATAGCTTTTCTACCTCGTTTAACACTGTTGATTGTGACTTACTAATTTGAATAACATCTTTAGCAACACTAGCTGCCTTATACAAATCTTTTCGTTGTAAAATTgtggagatggtggatttcgacatgctgtacatgttAGCGAGATTGGTCACACGAATGCCACATATTtatgcacaatttccttctttgtttcaattgtgatcgctttctttaccttcgttgtCTTCTCTTCCTTACTTAGCTTCTTTGGGGCTATTTTGATagtaattatcaaaataaatgatataaatcactgcactgagaaaaattacgtccacaaacacacgtATCCAGACTCCGACTGCCACTTGCAAACActcttggctgtttgtttacaattgcgCGAGCGGATActcgtgaccgcattcgggtcgtaacgcaagatgttggtcgtaaatcaaaaaaaaaattttggtcgaagatcaagttgttcgcatgtcaggccggtcgtttTGTAagggtctactgtatattatttaccctatacaattccagactcCTAGCTCCCAGATAAAGAGAattcagctctgagaattttgcatctgACTTGATCTGCTTTGGTGGGGgttgggatagtaggctgcttactGCCAGTGccgatcgacacatttgcaaaacaaagacgctgataagGAGGTACGAAGTAATTTGAGGTGGCCTGGCATTAGAAATGTTTttgtaggcttcaaggattctagtgttaagtaaaagTAGTGTGTTGTTTCATAAAAGAGCTTTAtgcttgattttttaaattattgccgGATATTATGGCTATGGAGCCTAATATTATGTTGACACTTACAGTTTTTGgggtgaaaaagaaaaatcagaagtaACTTTTGTGGTGAGAGTGTGCATGTACTGTAGTTCCCGAATGACGAAGacattgataccattgactggcccacactcttcccagacctgaatccaactaaGAACCTTTGGAACGTTATGTATCATTGCATAATGATGCCGCCAAGTGTTACAACAGACTGCCAAGGAGCTCACAGATGCCCTGAttcaggtctgggaggagatccttcACTTTATGAGACTTCACATTTGTACTGTAAGGGCACAACACTAAAATGCTGCCCAGATATGAGACCATATCACCTGATATATGTTATTACAGGAATCTGCATCTTGGAGTTGGCAAATGTATGGCTGGAACTGGAGTATCTTAACGACTATTTAAAACATAGAGttaaatatcataaaaataacttcaattttttttgttacttagatATTTGTATATAAgtaattgtcatttttataatttgcATCCATTGCTTTTTGAACTGTACTTGGTTAATATACTTTATCTTATGACATGCTTTTAATTTGACAGAGAATAATTCTAGGTATCAACTGATTTTgtctgttgcttttatttttttttgtaggtcAGGCTTCACAGAAAACATAGAAGATGAACCTTGTTTTCTTGTGCATACTGGTAAGTTTATAGGATTTATAATTTTGTGCAAAGGTAATATATAactgtttttaaatgttacacATAGTGGTTAtagttattttgttctttttattatccacatttatttatttatccgtCCACCTTCAAACCTTTTCAATTCAAGTAAATCCAAGTATATCTGTGTATGGAGTCCATTTCTAGATGCATcaagggcaaggcaggaaccaaactaaGATAGGATGCTAAACCAAgttaggatgccagtccatcactttcCACACTCACAAACATTCCCAAATACTAGTCTCAATTGAGGTCATAGGAGCTGGAGTCTAACTCTGGAACATATGGTCCAATGCATTGTGCCTGACTGCTGTAGAGCAcacctatatactgtacatacctcACTTCTAGACCTAGGGAAACTAAAGCAGTAGTGGGCATGCATGTGGACATTGGAAGATTGTGCCGATCCCACTCACATAGTGACCAAACTAGGATTTGAACTTTGAAGCAGCATCTGATTGAACAGTAAATCTAAAACTGTTCAAAAATGACTGAAGTAGATATGTGTTAATTTGCAGATACAGAAATagtgttttgaaaatgttgattttttttctacaacGAATAATGCTTATCATTATAAAGCTAAGGTATTGTCGAATCACTGCCTTTGTTAGAAAGTGCAACACTTGGTAAAAAAAAGAGCTACTAAGTACTTTTACCATGTTTAAAGTCATATTCCTTGGAAAATACAGTTGAGGAATCATTTGCTTTATTGATTTGTGTTTCATTAGATaccattattattttgtgttgtatGTTTCTTAGGCAGGGGCATGATGACAAAAATGGATTTTACTGCTGTTTTACAGTTTTGGATTTCTAAATTCTAATCATGTGGAGATTGTATGGTCTTCCACAAACAAGTTTTGCCTAATGTGCTAAAAATTTTCAGTATAAGAACTTGAAATGACCTCAATGTCTGTGGGTGTTTACCTCAGTTACATTTGCCATCAGTTAATcgaatgtatcagaagtactctGTAATTAAGtagttttctgtatacaatatttgtatttttttccttttt
It encodes:
- the LOC120543316 gene encoding tigger transposable element-derived protein 1-like, producing MYSMSKSTISTILQRKDLYKAASVAKDVIQISKSQSTVLNEVEKLSLVWINERQMAGDSLSESIICEKARAINVDQLKDKPSTSDSGETFRASKGWFHNFKARTGIHSVVRHGEAASADKRAAKNYIHHFEMITQRNGFYSHQVFNCDETGLFWKKMPRRTYITQEEQKMPGHKPMKDRLTLLLCANASGDLQIKPLLVYHSETHRVFRKHTVMKNRPGVMWRSNAKAWVKRVLFLEWIREVFCPTVKKYLEDKGLPLKALLIMDNAPAHPRDLEEELAEEFPWLTVLFLPPNKTPLLQPMDQQVIANFKKLYTKELFQKCLQMVSDTDLTLTEFWKKHYNILSCVRLIEKSWANVSLRTLRSALKKVWPKIIEERDFEGFVEEPESATDPVVDDIVV